One part of the Hydrogenobacter sp. T-2 genome encodes these proteins:
- the cyoE gene encoding heme o synthase — protein MVSRAVVYSSLIRDYIILTKPGIVLLVLITTLTGMYFAKRGFPDPWLVFWTLLGTGLASAGSAVLNQFFDRDLDALMSRTKDRPLPSGSIPSLNALVFGLSLLVLSAVVMLLKVNMLATFFVFLASFFYVVIYTIALKRKSPLATEIGGVSGALPPVIGYASVRGEVGFEALILFLIMFMWQPPHFWVLAIKYAEDYKRAGIPTLPVSKGIEHTKIKTLIYTAGLLPLSLLPSIYGIAGHIYFVSALLLSGLYLLLTLKFVLSKKPNGMFLFFYSILYIALLFSVMVFDMRR, from the coding sequence ATGGTAAGTAGGGCGGTGGTATACAGTAGTCTTATAAGGGATTACATAATCCTCACAAAGCCTGGCATAGTCTTGCTTGTTCTGATAACAACTCTTACTGGCATGTATTTTGCCAAAAGAGGCTTTCCAGACCCTTGGCTTGTCTTTTGGACACTTCTTGGGACTGGGCTTGCCTCTGCAGGTTCTGCAGTTCTCAATCAGTTTTTTGACAGGGACTTGGACGCCCTTATGAGCAGGACAAAGGACAGACCTCTGCCAAGCGGAAGCATACCATCTTTGAATGCCCTTGTCTTCGGTTTGTCTTTGCTTGTGCTTTCTGCAGTGGTGATGCTCCTTAAGGTAAACATGCTTGCAACTTTTTTTGTTTTCCTCGCTTCCTTCTTCTATGTGGTGATATATACCATTGCCTTAAAGAGAAAAAGTCCTTTGGCTACAGAAATAGGTGGTGTTTCAGGTGCTCTTCCTCCTGTGATAGGGTATGCGTCAGTGAGAGGAGAGGTAGGCTTTGAAGCTCTTATACTTTTTCTCATAATGTTCATGTGGCAACCACCCCACTTCTGGGTTTTGGCAATAAAGTATGCAGAGGACTACAAAAGAGCCGGAATTCCAACCCTTCCTGTATCAAAGGGAATAGAGCATACAAAGATAAAAACCCTCATATATACAGCAGGGCTTTTGCCACTGAGCCTATTGCCTTCAATCTACGGAATTGCAGGACACATATACTTTGTCTCCGCTCTCCTCTTAAGTGGTCTATACCTTCTTCTCACTCTCAAGTTTGTCCTTTCAAAAAAGCCCAACGGTATGTTTTTGTTTTTCTACTCAATCCTATATATAGCCCTTCTGTTTTCCGTAATGGTCTTTGACATGAGGAGATAG
- a CDS encoding COX15/CtaA family protein, whose translation MLRLSLGLAILFTYIVMIWGGAVRSTDSGLACPDWPLCYGNFQLPKETSAKLEMGHRTVSGLAGIFVFLTFFLLWFKYKTAPKSAKIASLVALLFTISAALTGMKMIRLEAPNLKYVSHMLLESFHIYESMIILGALVLTYRFLQREEKPSGGVPLWAYAFALTTMITGVLVRYTGSGEACGHEWPTCAGKLIPDLTNWQVALQFAHRNIAYVTWLAFLLAMVSNFNRTTLTAFVFINLQFLFAISMVVSGFFLPLVFLDTAMGFFLFAWLTYNLQLSKTPEPRVKPAW comes from the coding sequence ATGTTGAGGCTATCCTTAGGACTTGCTATACTGTTTACCTACATAGTGATGATATGGGGAGGGGCGGTCAGGTCAACGGATTCTGGACTTGCCTGTCCTGATTGGCCCCTCTGCTATGGCAACTTTCAACTACCAAAGGAGACCTCCGCAAAGTTAGAAATGGGACACAGAACGGTCAGCGGGCTCGCAGGTATTTTTGTATTCCTTACCTTTTTCCTTTTGTGGTTCAAATACAAGACCGCTCCAAAATCTGCAAAGATAGCATCTCTTGTTGCCTTACTCTTTACCATATCCGCTGCACTTACTGGGATGAAGATGATAAGGTTAGAAGCTCCAAACCTCAAATATGTGTCTCATATGCTTCTTGAGTCCTTCCACATATACGAGTCCATGATAATTCTTGGTGCTTTGGTTTTAACTTATAGATTTTTGCAAAGGGAGGAAAAGCCTTCTGGTGGTGTGCCTCTTTGGGCTTATGCCTTTGCCCTTACCACTATGATAACCGGTGTCCTTGTGCGATACACAGGTTCTGGTGAAGCCTGTGGTCATGAGTGGCCTACCTGTGCAGGAAAGCTAATACCAGACCTTACTAACTGGCAGGTCGCTCTCCAATTCGCCCACAGGAACATAGCCTATGTTACATGGCTTGCCTTTCTTTTGGCTATGGTATCTAACTTTAACAGGACAACACTTACCGCCTTTGTCTTTATAAACCTTCAGTTCCTGTTTGCTATCTCCATGGTGGTATCTGGCTTTTTCCTCCCACTTGTGTTTCTTGACACCGCTATGGGCTTTTTCCTTTTTGCTTGGCTTACATACAACCTTCAACTTAGCAAAACTCCAGAGCCAAGGGTAAAACCTGCATGGTAA
- the galU gene encoding UTP--glucose-1-phosphate uridylyltransferase GalU — protein sequence MEVRKAVLPVAGWGTRFLPATKAMPKEMFPIIDKPVIQFIVEECLEAGIDNIIFVTGRHKRPIEHHFDINTDLEKHLEQCGKTELLKNIMEISRLINPIYIRQKEQLGLGHAVLVAEPVVGYEPFIVCLGDVILRDEDNVLRKMMDVYKRFGKSVIAVFEVEQREVSKYGIIDGRHIEKDIYIIDDLVEKPKPEEAPSRLAIVGRYLFTPRIFEKLKITPPGKGGEIQLTDAIRLLLEEEAVYAIKVDSRVYDTGTPMGYIQTILEFALQREDLREGLLRYMRDLTIEPTEV from the coding sequence ATGGAAGTAAGAAAGGCGGTTTTGCCAGTAGCAGGCTGGGGGACAAGGTTTTTGCCAGCAACAAAAGCCATGCCAAAGGAGATGTTTCCTATAATTGATAAGCCTGTCATTCAGTTTATCGTGGAAGAGTGTTTGGAGGCAGGCATTGACAATATTATATTCGTCACAGGAAGACATAAAAGACCCATTGAACACCACTTTGATATAAACACAGACCTTGAAAAGCACTTGGAACAATGTGGAAAAACAGAGCTTTTGAAAAACATAATGGAGATAAGCAGGTTAATAAATCCCATATATATAAGACAAAAAGAGCAATTAGGACTTGGTCATGCGGTGCTTGTGGCAGAGCCTGTGGTGGGTTATGAGCCTTTCATAGTTTGTCTGGGAGACGTGATACTCAGAGATGAGGATAATGTGCTAAGAAAAATGATGGACGTATACAAGAGGTTTGGTAAAAGCGTGATAGCGGTCTTTGAAGTGGAGCAAAGGGAGGTCTCAAAATACGGCATTATAGACGGCAGGCATATTGAAAAGGACATATACATAATAGATGACCTTGTGGAAAAGCCAAAGCCTGAAGAAGCTCCTTCAAGACTTGCCATAGTAGGGAGGTATCTCTTTACTCCAAGGATATTTGAAAAACTTAAGATAACACCACCCGGTAAGGGAGGTGAGATACAGCTCACTGACGCCATCAGACTACTGCTTGAGGAAGAAGCGGTCTATGCCATAAAGGTTGACTCAAGGGTATACGACACGGGAACACCTATGGGATACATACAGACCATCCTTGAATTTGCATTGCAGAGGGAAGACCTAAGAGAAGGACTACTCAGATATATGAGAGACCTCACAATAGAGCCCACTGAGGTATAA
- the murG gene encoding undecaprenyldiphospho-muramoylpentapeptide beta-N-acetylglucosaminyltransferase yields the protein MKVFVSGGGTGGHFFPALALIECLLEEKIDTVFVGSERGIEKRLSDKLPVQSHFVQAYPFMGRGIKEKLISVFKNLKGALQVAKLLERGDKAIIFGGYASLPLGLACPLKGAPLYLHEQNSVPSKTNRLLWRFAKRVFITFEYTKRYFPKEKTVKTGLPVRKSLLEGLSLSKEEAIKSLGLEDRTTLLVVGGSQGASFLNQIAPEVFQKTGWQGIHITGERDYEKLEGFYKQKGLKVLVLSFSHDMHILYRASTVALSRAGASTITELSLFGVPSVFVPFPHAVGDHQYYNAKEIEDLGGGLVLRQEEVSVERLLEELVRILKDHELFSKNIKAFANTLACEEIKKYILYEEGK from the coding sequence ATGAAAGTTTTTGTTTCCGGTGGTGGCACAGGTGGACACTTCTTCCCTGCACTGGCACTCATAGAGTGCCTTCTTGAGGAGAAGATAGATACTGTTTTTGTAGGTTCAGAAAGGGGTATAGAAAAAAGGCTCAGCGACAAGTTGCCCGTCCAAAGCCACTTTGTGCAGGCTTATCCTTTTATGGGTAGAGGTATAAAGGAGAAACTCATTTCTGTGTTTAAAAACCTCAAGGGAGCTCTGCAAGTAGCCAAGCTATTAGAAAGAGGAGACAAGGCGATAATCTTTGGAGGATACGCAAGCCTTCCTCTTGGTTTAGCCTGCCCTCTGAAGGGAGCTCCTTTATACCTTCATGAGCAAAACTCAGTGCCAAGCAAGACCAACAGGCTACTGTGGAGGTTTGCAAAAAGGGTCTTTATAACCTTCGAATACACAAAAAGATACTTTCCAAAGGAAAAGACTGTTAAGACTGGTCTGCCTGTTAGGAAATCCTTGCTGGAGGGTCTTAGTTTAAGCAAAGAAGAAGCCATTAAAAGCTTAGGTCTGGAGGACAGGACTACGCTCCTTGTGGTGGGAGGCAGTCAGGGTGCAAGTTTCTTAAACCAGATAGCCCCCGAGGTCTTTCAAAAAACAGGTTGGCAGGGCATACACATAACTGGAGAAAGAGATTACGAAAAGTTAGAGGGATTTTATAAGCAAAAAGGACTAAAAGTTTTAGTCTTGTCCTTTAGCCATGATATGCATATCCTATACAGAGCGAGCACTGTTGCCCTTAGCAGAGCGGGTGCAAGCACCATAACGGAGCTTTCTCTTTTTGGTGTGCCTTCAGTTTTTGTTCCTTTTCCTCATGCGGTTGGAGACCACCAGTATTACAATGCCAAGGAGATAGAAGACCTCGGAGGTGGACTTGTCCTAAGACAAGAGGAAGTAAGCGTAGAAAGGCTACTTGAAGAGCTAGTGCGTATACTCAAAGACCATGAGCTTTTCTCCAAAAACATAAAAGCCTTTGCCAATACACTTGCTTGTGAGGAGATAAAGAAGTATATTCTTTATGAGGAGGGAAAATGA
- a CDS encoding hemerythrin domain-containing protein — MFTITEYLIEEHRECDDLYARVEELVNSGSWEEARKAFEAFKDETLRHFQKEEEVLFPEFEGRTGIVMGPTQVMRMEHAQARELIQRMEQALEKRDRKTFLSTGETFMILIQQHNMKEEQILYPMCDQHLDAPEVVQKMETL, encoded by the coding sequence ATGTTTACCATAACCGAGTATCTGATAGAAGAACACAGAGAGTGTGATGACCTGTATGCAAGAGTGGAGGAGCTTGTGAACTCTGGAAGTTGGGAAGAGGCGAGAAAGGCTTTTGAAGCTTTCAAAGACGAGACTCTCAGACACTTTCAAAAAGAAGAGGAGGTGCTATTTCCTGAGTTTGAGGGAAGGACAGGTATAGTCATGGGTCCTACGCAGGTTATGAGGATGGAGCATGCTCAGGCGAGAGAGCTTATACAGAGGATGGAACAGGCTCTTGAAAAAAGGGACAGGAAGACTTTTCTCTCCACTGGAGAAACCTTTATGATACTTATACAACAGCACAATATGAAAGAAGAGCAGATACTCTATCCCATGTGTGACCAGCATCTTGATGCACCAGAGGTTGTGCAAAAGATGGAAACACTATGA
- the mtaB gene encoding tRNA (N(6)-L-threonylcarbamoyladenosine(37)-C(2))-methylthiotransferase MtaB, translated as MKVSLITLGCRSNAFDTELMANYFKSKGYEVLNDQEQADVYIINTCTVTSEADRSSRQAIHRAKRKNPKALVVATGCYAQVNPQALSSMQDVDMVVGNSHKHRIVELIEEFLQDKGENIFVDNIFRQSRLESFDLITFFEKARPFIKVQEGCNRFCTFCVIPYARGKVRSVPPEKVIKEVELLAQKGFQEVVLTGTQLTQYGWDMGTSLYELLRGLIEVKDIELIRLSSMHPSEIDGELLELITSEEKIAPHFHISLQSGSDRILKLMEREYTVSDYVRIVDKIISKRPISAIGTDIIVGFPTETEEDFEQTYKLLKELPIAYMHVFPYSDRPFTKASKMQGKVSSSAKEQRVKVLKELDRENRQNFYETHGGKSLRATIIEGNRLLTENYIEVDRSVKGNAGCVIRIVL; from the coding sequence ATGAAAGTTTCTCTTATAACCCTCGGGTGCAGGAGCAACGCCTTTGATACAGAGCTTATGGCAAACTACTTTAAGTCAAAAGGCTACGAGGTTTTAAACGACCAAGAACAAGCGGACGTTTACATAATAAACACATGCACCGTTACCTCAGAGGCGGATAGGTCCTCTCGTCAAGCAATACATAGAGCAAAGAGAAAAAATCCAAAAGCCTTAGTGGTAGCCACAGGGTGCTACGCACAGGTAAACCCACAGGCATTATCAAGTATGCAGGACGTGGATATGGTAGTGGGAAACTCTCACAAGCACAGGATAGTTGAGCTGATTGAGGAGTTTTTGCAGGATAAGGGAGAGAATATCTTTGTAGATAACATCTTCCGTCAGTCAAGACTTGAGAGCTTTGACCTTATAACCTTTTTTGAAAAGGCAAGACCCTTCATAAAGGTCCAAGAGGGTTGTAATCGCTTTTGCACTTTTTGTGTAATACCCTATGCGAGAGGAAAGGTAAGAAGCGTTCCACCCGAGAAGGTTATAAAAGAGGTGGAACTCTTGGCACAAAAAGGCTTCCAAGAAGTTGTCCTAACAGGCACACAGCTAACTCAGTATGGCTGGGACATGGGAACAAGCCTTTATGAGCTTCTCAGAGGGCTTATAGAAGTCAAGGACATTGAACTTATAAGGTTGTCTTCCATGCACCCTTCCGAGATAGACGGAGAACTCTTAGAGCTTATAACTTCAGAGGAAAAGATAGCACCTCACTTTCATATTTCACTTCAAAGCGGGTCTGACAGAATCTTAAAGCTTATGGAGAGAGAATACACGGTGAGCGATTATGTAAGGATTGTGGATAAGATAATAAGCAAAAGACCCATATCCGCCATAGGCACAGACATTATAGTGGGCTTTCCTACAGAAACAGAAGAGGACTTTGAGCAGACCTACAAACTTTTAAAGGAACTACCCATAGCCTATATGCATGTTTTTCCCTACTCAGATAGACCCTTTACCAAAGCAAGCAAAATGCAAGGAAAGGTATCCTCTTCTGCAAAGGAGCAAAGGGTAAAGGTCTTAAAGGAATTAGACAGGGAAAATAGGCAAAATTTCTACGAAACTCACGGAGGAAAGAGCTTAAGGGCAACCATAATAGAAGGGAATAGGCTTCTTACGGAAAACTATATAGAAGTAGATAGAAGTGTAAAAGGTAATGCGGGCTGTGTTATTAGAATAGTGCTTTAG